One stretch of Helicobacter jaachi DNA includes these proteins:
- the metE gene encoding 5-methyltetrahydropteroyltriglutamate--homocysteine S-methyltransferase, giving the protein MSNILGFPRVGQNRELKKALESYWSGKCSQQELESVAKDLRAKHWELQKHLDYVCVNDFSLYDNVLDVAYAINAKPQRFKDLSGLEGYFAMARGHKNGVACEMTKWFNTNYHYVVPELSIDDEYKADASNIIAQYNEAKALGYKPKISLVGLFTFFGLSKIIKGEPADVFKKVKSAYLDLIDELVKIDDEVVIEFSEAIFVRGNDETLGNLRCLLGTSAIECIYNVIPEKGIKTIVSTFFEHSNEFTELLLRTKVYGIGLDFVAGSKNEQSLEAIGKSDKVLYAGVIDGRNIWVADLESKLALLDSINKFVPKERIKISASCSLLHVPFSKAGESKIDSQILLWLSFASEKLQEIAFLDKLFRGQDSAALAFLQENKAINAARKNSDKTNNKAVRERVKNYPHKQRAESFKERIKIQKELLNLPILPTTTIGSFPQTSEIRALRLGYKKGEINKAQYDEGIKAYIKDCVAFQDEIGLDVLVHGEPERNDMVEYFGEQMEGFVFSQNAWVQSYGSRCVKPPIIFGDVARPKPMTVDWITYAQSLTSRVMKGMLTGPVTILNWSFVRDDLPRSAVCEQLALCIADEIDDLQKAGIKIIQVDEAAFKEGYPLRAENIKEYERWALECFKTSTAIAQPQTQIHTHMCYSEFNDIIKTIEALDADVISIETARSGNELLKIFKEVGYANEVGPGVYDIHSPRIPSVEEIERQIKALLEVLPKEQLWINPDCGLKTRKWEEVKPSLEHIVEAVKKVRASL; this is encoded by the coding sequence ATGAGTAATATTTTAGGATTTCCACGCGTTGGACAAAATAGAGAGCTAAAAAAGGCGCTGGAAAGCTATTGGAGCGGTAAGTGTAGCCAGCAGGAGTTAGAATCTGTAGCCAAAGATTTGCGTGCAAAGCATTGGGAGCTACAAAAACACCTTGATTATGTGTGTGTAAATGATTTTAGTTTGTATGATAATGTGCTAGATGTGGCGTATGCCATTAATGCAAAGCCTCAAAGATTTAAAGATTTAAGCGGTTTGGAGGGTTACTTTGCTATGGCGAGGGGGCATAAAAATGGCGTAGCTTGCGAGATGACAAAGTGGTTTAATACCAACTATCACTATGTCGTGCCAGAACTTAGCATTGATGATGAATATAAAGCCGATGCGAGCAATATTATCGCGCAATATAATGAAGCAAAAGCGCTAGGCTATAAGCCTAAGATTAGCCTTGTTGGGCTTTTTACATTTTTTGGACTAAGTAAGATTATTAAGGGCGAGCCAGCTGATGTGTTTAAAAAGGTTAAAAGCGCGTATCTTGATTTAATTGATGAGCTAGTAAAAATTGATGATGAAGTGGTGATTGAATTTAGCGAGGCTATTTTTGTGCGCGGAAATGATGAGACTTTGGGCAATTTGCGCTGTTTGCTTGGCACTTCAGCCATTGAGTGTATTTATAATGTGATTCCAGAAAAGGGCATAAAGACCATTGTAAGCACATTTTTTGAGCATAGCAATGAATTTACAGAGCTGCTTTTGCGCACTAAGGTGTATGGCATTGGGCTTGATTTTGTCGCGGGCAGCAAGAATGAGCAGAGCCTAGAAGCTATTGGTAAAAGCGATAAAGTGCTGTATGCAGGTGTAATTGATGGGCGCAATATTTGGGTGGCGGATTTAGAATCTAAGCTTGCCCTTTTAGATTCTATAAATAAATTCGTGCCAAAAGAGCGCATTAAAATAAGTGCATCTTGCTCACTTTTGCATGTGCCTTTTAGTAAAGCAGGCGAAAGCAAAATAGATTCTCAAATCCTCTTATGGCTTAGTTTTGCTAGTGAAAAACTGCAAGAAATTGCTTTTTTGGATAAACTCTTTAGAGGACAAGATAGCGCCGCACTAGCGTTTTTGCAAGAAAATAAAGCCATTAATGCAGCGCGTAAAAATTCAGATAAGACAAATAATAAAGCCGTGCGTGAGCGCGTGAAAAACTATCCGCACAAGCAAAGAGCAGAGTCGTTTAAAGAGCGCATTAAGATTCAAAAAGAGTTGCTTAATTTGCCTATTTTGCCCACTACTACGATTGGTTCTTTCCCGCAAACAAGCGAAATCCGCGCTCTTAGACTAGGGTATAAAAAGGGTGAAATTAATAAAGCACAATATGATGAGGGCATAAAAGCCTACATTAAAGATTGCGTGGCGTTCCAAGATGAAATCGGGCTTGATGTGCTTGTGCATGGCGAGCCAGAGCGTAATGATATGGTGGAGTATTTTGGCGAGCAAATGGAGGGCTTTGTATTTAGCCAAAATGCGTGGGTGCAGAGCTATGGTAGCCGCTGTGTGAAGCCACCTATTATTTTTGGTGATGTGGCGCGCCCTAAGCCTATGACTGTGGATTGGATTACTTATGCGCAAAGCCTTACAAGCAGGGTGATGAAAGGTATGCTCACGGGTCCAGTTACGATTTTAAATTGGAGCTTTGTGCGCGATGATTTGCCACGAAGTGCGGTATGTGAGCAATTGGCTTTGTGTATTGCTGATGAGATTGATGATTTGCAAAAGGCAGGCATTAAGATTATTCAAGTAGATGAAGCTGCCTTTAAAGAGGGCTATCCGCTAAGGGCTGAAAATATTAAAGAATACGAGCGCTGGGCGCTTGAATGCTTTAAGACATCAACTGCCATAGCCCAGCCGCAAACGCAGATTCACACGCATATGTGCTATAGCGAGTTTAATGATATTATTAAAACTATCGAAGCCCTTGATGCTGATGTGATAAGCATTGAAACAGCTAGAAGCGGTAATGAATTGCTTAAAATCTTTAAAGAAGTAGGCTACGCAAACGAAGTAGGACCGGGCGTGTATGACATACATAGTCCTAGAATCCCAAGTGTGGAGGAGATAGAACGTCAAATCAAGGCTCTTCTTGAAGTTCTGCCTAAGGAGCAATTGTGGATTAATCCAGATTGTGGCTTAAAAACTAGAAAATGGGAAGAAGTCAAACCTAGCCTTGAGCATATTGTTGAGGCTGTCAAAAAGGTGCGCGCTAGCTTGTAG
- a CDS encoding methylenetetrahydrofolate reductase, whose translation MEINIESLVAKLHSKEAFLSLEISPSLSSRLDVEFINELKSLKGVDGFVCTDSPLARFKPSSILSSIKFQNALQKPVICTLSMRDRNSLALCGDILAANEMGLRAFLTLTGDSIKNGDCVGAKGVFEDNSLKLGAIIDGLNNGIAVNGKPLKEPIERIYNFQVINSYANNLQSLKHKIRKKLSSNRLSALFTQPVYSLEGAEFLLKSLEEINAEYELDCALVLGFFPVMSYKIALFLRDKLPGVYIPDTWVDKLHTAHAKGIVEEQKVGLEMSLSLFESLKKLHNKFHFMSANKPSLLEYFRI comes from the coding sequence ATGGAGATAAATATAGAATCTTTAGTGGCAAAACTGCACTCTAAGGAGGCGTTTTTAAGCCTAGAAATCTCTCCAAGTCTTAGCAGTAGGCTTGATGTGGAGTTTATTAATGAGCTAAAAAGCCTAAAAGGCGTAGATGGCTTTGTATGCACAGATTCGCCTTTGGCGCGCTTTAAGCCTTCATCAATCCTTAGCTCCATTAAGTTTCAAAATGCCTTGCAAAAGCCAGTAATTTGCACCCTCTCCATGCGAGATAGAAACTCGCTTGCCTTGTGCGGCGATATTTTAGCCGCTAATGAAATGGGCTTGCGCGCGTTTTTGACACTCACAGGAGATTCTATAAAAAATGGTGATTGCGTGGGCGCAAAGGGCGTCTTTGAGGATAATTCGCTAAAACTTGGCGCTATTATTGATGGGCTAAATAATGGCATCGCGGTTAATGGCAAGCCACTAAAAGAGCCAATAGAGCGCATTTATAACTTTCAAGTTATAAATTCTTATGCTAATAATTTGCAATCTTTAAAGCACAAAATCCGCAAAAAGCTAAGCTCAAATAGGCTAAGTGCGCTTTTTACACAGCCTGTTTATTCGCTTGAGGGCGCGGAGTTTTTACTTAAAAGTCTTGAAGAAATTAATGCTGAATATGAGCTAGATTGCGCGCTGGTGCTTGGATTTTTCCCCGTTATGAGTTATAAAATCGCACTTTTTTTGCGCGACAAACTGCCGGGTGTGTATATCCCTGATACATGGGTAGATAAGCTTCATACTGCTCACGCCAAAGGCATTGTAGAGGAGCAAAAAGTGGGCTTAGAGATGTCCTTGTCGCTTTTTGAATCCTTAAAAAAATTGCACAACAAATTCCATTTTATGAGCGCTAATAAGCCTAGCTTGTTGGAGTATTTTAGAATCTAG
- a CDS encoding lipid A deacylase LpxR family protein: MRKHLRLACFLAFVWNIGYAQPYGKHTLSFIHENDVFTIESADRYYTAGSVLVYASKEYDLWRNKHLLSFMRFLDPLALSGDNSNFTRFQLGITQKIYTPSIRSNGFLRDNRPFAGMLAGFFDVQHRRAHSLENLALWIGVVGEQALGGQSQNRLHHIIGAPIWSWEHQIPNDFYFLLSYSYMHRLHAMSRAFFDVDLLPFGHIDVGNYNGNAQVGSYARIGYGLEQNLIPSRLNYGILSASVGNGFFMYGYASARAMFVGYNSLITGKQSSFNDLHLRHINYALESGFALGYRGFALMVSWVYQGREFKEQAQNNTYGSISLSVAF; encoded by the coding sequence ATGCGAAAGCACCTTAGATTAGCGTGCTTTCTGGCTTTTGTGTGGAATATCGGCTATGCGCAGCCCTATGGAAAGCATACACTTTCATTTATCCATGAAAATGATGTATTTACCATAGAATCTGCTGATAGATACTATACTGCCGGCTCTGTGCTGGTGTATGCCTCAAAAGAATATGATTTATGGCGCAATAAGCATTTACTATCTTTTATGCGCTTTTTAGACCCGTTGGCGCTAAGTGGTGATAACAGCAATTTCACGCGCTTTCAGCTTGGCATTACACAAAAAATTTACACACCCTCCATACGCTCCAATGGTTTTTTACGCGATAATAGACCCTTTGCGGGTATGCTTGCTGGATTTTTTGATGTGCAGCATCGCAGGGCGCACTCTTTAGAGAATCTAGCCTTATGGATTGGCGTAGTGGGCGAGCAGGCACTGGGTGGGCAATCGCAAAACCGTCTTCATCACATTATTGGCGCGCCCATATGGAGTTGGGAACATCAAATACCAAATGATTTTTACTTCCTGCTTTCATACAGCTATATGCACCGCCTGCACGCAATGTCAAGGGCATTTTTTGATGTGGATTTGCTGCCTTTTGGTCATATTGATGTAGGTAATTATAATGGCAATGCGCAAGTCGGGAGCTACGCGCGCATAGGCTATGGCTTAGAGCAAAATCTCATACCCTCAAGGCTTAATTATGGAATTTTAAGCGCAAGTGTGGGAAATGGATTTTTTATGTATGGATATGCTAGCGCGCGGGCGATGTTTGTAGGCTATAATAGCCTCATTACAGGCAAACAAAGCAGCTTTAATGATTTGCACTTAAGGCATATTAACTATGCACTTGAAAGTGGCTTTGCACTAGGATACAGGGGCTTTGCGCTTATGGTAAGTTGGGTGTATCAGGGCAGGGAGTTTAAAGAGCAGGCGCAAAATAATACCTATGGGAGTATAAGCCTAAGCGTAGCATTTTAA
- a CDS encoding NfeD family protein: protein MSALILLIVGIFAVVVEIFFASFFLLFIGIGFCITALLEYFLEFERFGNPLMWQSVSICAFSLISLVLLRKPIKSWFHRSQHYKDNLFDEGVGEIREGMVYFKGTLWAYETSSQNFTPKEGDKVKVVAIKGNKAIIDAKAP from the coding sequence ATGTCCGCGCTTATATTACTTATCGTTGGCATTTTTGCTGTGGTGGTGGAGATATTTTTTGCTTCATTTTTTCTGCTTTTTATCGGTATAGGATTTTGTATCACTGCCCTTTTAGAGTATTTTTTGGAGTTTGAGCGTTTTGGAAATCCGCTTATGTGGCAATCTGTGAGCATTTGTGCATTCTCGCTTATCTCTTTAGTCCTCTTACGCAAGCCTATTAAATCTTGGTTTCACCGCTCGCAGCACTATAAAGATAATCTTTTTGATGAGGGTGTGGGCGAAATAAGGGAAGGTATGGTGTATTTTAAAGGCACTTTATGGGCGTATGAGACAAGCTCTCAAAACTTTACGCCAAAAGAGGGGGATAAAGTTAAAGTTGTGGCAATCAAAGGAAATAAGGCAATTATTGATGCGAAAGCACCTTAG
- a CDS encoding SPFH domain-containing protein → MVGLIFAIVVLALCGVVLFFGIKIISQTDIAIVERLGKFHRVLDGGIAFIVPVIDRVSAVVSAREQMIDIGRQQVITKDNVNINIDGIVFLKVFDAKSAVYSVNDYKQAIANLATTTLRGEIGRINLDDSLSSRDRLNAALQAALGDAANNWGVKIMRVEISEISVPKDIEAAMNLQMKAEREKRAVELKAQAEKEALIRNAEALKQEKVLQAEAIERMADAKKYEQIALAQGQSDAIELIAKQMAQNANAAEFLLVKERINAFSELSKNPSKDKVIIPYEVSEFIGALSVVGDFLKKQ, encoded by the coding sequence ATGGTAGGGCTTATCTTTGCAATAGTGGTGCTAGCGCTCTGCGGCGTGGTGCTGTTTTTTGGTATAAAGATTATTTCACAAACTGACATTGCCATTGTCGAGCGGCTTGGTAAATTCCACAGGGTGCTTGATGGGGGGATTGCATTCATCGTCCCTGTGATTGATAGAGTAAGCGCAGTGGTGAGCGCGCGCGAGCAGATGATAGACATCGGGCGACAGCAGGTTATTACCAAGGATAATGTAAATATTAATATCGATGGTATCGTGTTTTTAAAAGTATTTGATGCAAAATCTGCCGTGTATAGCGTAAATGATTACAAACAAGCTATTGCAAATCTCGCTACAACCACACTTCGCGGAGAAATAGGGCGCATTAATTTAGATGATTCACTCTCTTCACGCGATAGGCTCAATGCCGCGCTGCAAGCAGCACTTGGCGATGCGGCAAATAATTGGGGAGTAAAAATTATGCGCGTGGAGATTAGCGAAATCTCTGTGCCCAAAGATATTGAAGCGGCGATGAATTTACAAATGAAAGCTGAGCGCGAAAAAAGAGCAGTAGAGCTTAAAGCTCAAGCTGAAAAAGAAGCCCTAATCCGCAATGCCGAAGCCCTAAAGCAAGAAAAAGTCTTGCAAGCTGAAGCCATTGAGCGTATGGCAGATGCGAAAAAATATGAGCAAATCGCGCTCGCTCAAGGGCAGAGTGATGCTATTGAGCTTATTGCCAAACAAATGGCGCAAAATGCCAATGCTGCGGAGTTTTTGCTAGTCAAAGAGCGTATTAACGCCTTTAGTGAATTATCCAAAAATCCTAGTAAAGATAAAGTCATTATCCCCTATGAAGTGAGCGAGTTTATCGGCGCACTAAGCGTAGTGGGCGATTTTTTGAAAAAGCAATAA
- a CDS encoding alpha/beta hydrolase, which yields MKKIAIIFNANMMWILAALLALCTQSFSAPSLEIPKIDKQAQELFKIERIKLKSDFSKERSYYLYIALPKAALERVKQDPKVLARENGVYYTLDGNGFFPRLLNFIAADSSLNNTRTLESMPIFVSIGHDSELAYDRALRTYDYLPNIDTKLDKDLQDTFQGSGGVEAFLDFITKQVQPFIHKKFDKPRKELLLGHSFGGMFVLYTLLTKPDSFSHYVCASPSLWWGEGRFVARGIKNLKPHSLNVQIDFTRGALENPANQKNAQTSPKSTPKQANPTNTESKKSAQPAQAQRMPRKSIINIESIVSAFQNAALDSKNVRFTEFAGQSHGSSVPYAMELGLKNFMHE from the coding sequence ATGAAAAAGATTGCCATAATTTTTAATGCCAATATGATGTGGATTCTTGCTGCCCTGCTAGCGCTTTGCACGCAAAGTTTTAGCGCACCAAGCCTTGAAATCCCAAAAATTGACAAGCAAGCGCAAGAATTATTTAAAATTGAGCGCATAAAGCTAAAGAGCGATTTTAGTAAAGAGCGCAGTTATTATCTCTATATCGCACTCCCAAAGGCAGCATTAGAGAGAGTAAAACAAGACCCAAAAGTCCTAGCGCGCGAAAATGGCGTGTATTACACCCTTGATGGCAATGGATTTTTTCCGCGCTTACTTAATTTTATCGCAGCAGATTCTAGCCTGAATAACACGCGCACCTTAGAATCTATGCCTATTTTTGTAAGCATAGGACACGATAGCGAGCTAGCCTATGATAGGGCGCTGCGCACTTATGATTATCTGCCAAATATAGATACTAAGCTAGATAAAGATTTGCAAGATACTTTTCAAGGCAGCGGCGGTGTGGAGGCGTTTTTAGACTTTATCACAAAGCAAGTGCAGCCCTTTATCCATAAAAAATTTGACAAACCTCGCAAGGAGCTGCTCTTAGGGCATTCATTTGGCGGTATGTTTGTGCTTTATACGCTTTTAACAAAGCCTGATAGCTTTAGCCACTATGTGTGCGCTTCGCCCTCGCTTTGGTGGGGAGAGGGGCGCTTTGTCGCGCGCGGGATTAAGAATCTAAAGCCTCATAGTCTTAATGTGCAAATTGACTTCACGCGCGGCGCGCTAGAAAATCCTGCCAATCAAAAAAATGCGCAAACCTCACCGAAAAGCACGCCAAAGCAAGCAAACCCCACAAATACAGAATCTAAAAAATCTGCACAACCCGCGCAAGCCCAAAGAATGCCGCGCAAATCCATAATAAATATAGAATCTATCGTGAGTGCTTTCCAAAATGCTGCGCTAGATTCTAAAAATGTGCGCTTTACAGAATTTGCTGGGCAAAGTCATGGCAGCTCCGTGCCTTATGCAATGGAGCTAGGGCTTAAAAACTTTATGCACGAGTAG